Proteins from a genomic interval of Hydrogenophaga sp. PAMC20947:
- the aceE gene encoding pyruvate dehydrogenase (acetyl-transferring), homodimeric type has translation MAASNALDGRGTPDMDSQETREWMEALVAVIQREGPERAHYLLEQLLEEARQNSVDLPFSANTGYVNTIEPGQEARSPGNLEIEQRLRAYMRWNAMAMVVKANKLNPADGGDLGGHIGSFASLASLFGAGFNHFWHAESENHGGDCLYIQGHVSPGVYARAYMEGRLTEEQLLNFRQEVDGKGLSSYPHPKLMPNFWQFPTVSMGLGPLMAIYQARFLKYLHARGIANTENRKVWVFCGDGEMDEVESLGAIGLAAREKLDNLIFVINCNLQRLDGPVRGNGKIIQELEGEFRGSGWNVIKLVWGSQWDPLLAADKDGALRKIMMECNDGDYQAFKANDGAYVRKHFFGRDPRTLEMVAHMSDEEIGNLRRGGHDSKKVYAAFDVAVKTTGQPTVLLIKTVKGFGMGKVGEGKNTVHQTKKLGAEDIKAFRDRFNIPIPDSELSKIPFYKPADDTPEMKYLHERRKALGGYLPHRRVKADETFVVPPLETFKAVIEPTAEGREISTTQAYVRFLTQLLREKEIGPRVVPILVDEARTFGMEGLFRQIGIYNPAGQQYTPVDKEQVMYYKEDKQGQILQEGINEAGGMSSWIAAATSYSTSNRIMIPFYVYYSMFGFQRIGDLAWAAGDMQARGFLLGGTSGRTTLNGEGLQHEDGHSHILANTIPNCISYDPTFAHEVGVILHHGLKRMVEQQDNVYFYITLLNENYAMPGLKAGTEEQILKGMYLCKPGSKNKKRVQLLGSGSILRESIAAQELLEQDWGVGADVWSCPSFNELTREGQDAERWNLLHPLETPRVSFVAQQLEKHVGPVVASTDYMKAYAEQIRSFIPKGRTYKVLGTDGFGRSDFRVKLREHFEIDRHYIVLAALKALSEEGTVPVTKVAEAIKKYGIKVDKINPLYA, from the coding sequence ATGGCAGCGTCAAACGCTCTCGATGGCCGCGGAACCCCAGATATGGACAGCCAGGAAACCCGCGAATGGATGGAGGCACTGGTCGCCGTGATTCAGCGTGAGGGCCCTGAGCGCGCGCATTACCTGCTGGAACAATTGCTGGAAGAGGCTCGGCAAAACAGTGTCGATTTGCCGTTTTCGGCCAACACCGGCTATGTAAACACCATCGAACCCGGCCAGGAGGCACGCTCGCCTGGCAACCTTGAGATCGAACAACGCTTGCGCGCCTACATGCGCTGGAACGCCATGGCCATGGTGGTCAAGGCCAACAAGCTCAATCCGGCCGATGGCGGCGATCTCGGTGGACATATCGGTTCTTTCGCCTCTTTGGCCAGCCTCTTTGGTGCGGGCTTCAACCATTTTTGGCACGCTGAGAGTGAGAATCACGGCGGTGACTGCCTCTATATCCAGGGCCATGTGTCGCCCGGGGTGTATGCCCGTGCCTACATGGAGGGTCGGCTGACCGAAGAGCAGTTGCTCAATTTCCGCCAGGAAGTGGACGGCAAGGGCCTGTCCAGCTACCCGCATCCCAAGCTGATGCCCAACTTCTGGCAGTTCCCGACGGTGTCCATGGGCTTGGGCCCTTTGATGGCCATTTACCAGGCGCGTTTCCTGAAGTACCTGCACGCCCGTGGCATTGCCAACACCGAGAACCGCAAGGTGTGGGTGTTCTGTGGCGACGGCGAGATGGACGAAGTCGAGTCGCTCGGCGCCATTGGCCTGGCCGCACGCGAGAAACTGGACAACCTGATCTTCGTGATCAACTGCAACCTTCAGCGCCTGGATGGTCCGGTGCGCGGCAACGGCAAGATCATCCAAGAGCTCGAAGGCGAGTTCCGGGGTTCTGGCTGGAACGTCATCAAGCTGGTCTGGGGCAGCCAGTGGGATCCGCTGCTGGCCGCCGACAAAGACGGTGCGCTGCGCAAGATCATGATGGAATGCAACGACGGCGACTACCAGGCATTCAAGGCCAACGATGGCGCTTATGTGCGCAAGCATTTCTTCGGCCGCGATCCCCGCACGCTGGAGATGGTCGCCCACATGAGTGACGAAGAAATCGGCAACCTGCGCCGCGGAGGTCACGATTCGAAGAAGGTCTACGCGGCTTTTGACGTGGCAGTGAAAACCACCGGCCAGCCGACGGTGTTGCTCATCAAGACCGTCAAGGGTTTTGGCATGGGCAAAGTGGGCGAGGGCAAGAACACCGTTCACCAGACCAAGAAGCTTGGAGCCGAAGACATCAAGGCCTTCCGCGATCGTTTCAACATTCCGATTCCCGACAGCGAGCTGTCCAAAATTCCTTTCTACAAACCGGCCGATGACACGCCGGAAATGAAGTATCTGCATGAGCGGCGCAAGGCTTTGGGAGGCTATTTGCCACATCGGCGCGTCAAAGCGGACGAGACCTTTGTTGTTCCCCCGCTCGAGACCTTCAAGGCGGTGATCGAGCCCACGGCCGAAGGTCGCGAAATTTCGACCACGCAGGCCTACGTGCGCTTCCTGACGCAGCTGCTGCGTGAAAAGGAAATCGGCCCCCGCGTGGTGCCTATCCTGGTGGACGAAGCCCGTACCTTTGGTATGGAGGGCCTGTTCCGCCAGATTGGCATCTACAACCCAGCAGGTCAGCAGTACACACCGGTCGATAAAGAACAGGTGATGTACTACAAGGAAGACAAGCAGGGCCAGATCCTGCAGGAAGGCATCAACGAAGCCGGCGGCATGAGCAGCTGGATTGCGGCCGCCACCAGCTACAGCACGAGCAACCGGATCATGATCCCGTTTTACGTGTATTACTCCATGTTCGGATTCCAGCGCATTGGCGATCTGGCCTGGGCTGCGGGTGACATGCAGGCTCGTGGCTTTCTGCTGGGCGGCACCTCGGGCCGCACCACACTGAACGGCGAAGGCCTGCAACACGAAGACGGCCACAGCCATATCCTGGCCAACACCATTCCGAACTGCATCAGCTACGACCCGACCTTTGCACACGAAGTCGGCGTGATCCTGCACCATGGCCTCAAACGCATGGTTGAGCAGCAGGATAACGTGTACTTCTACATAACGCTGCTCAACGAAAACTACGCGATGCCGGGCCTCAAGGCGGGCACAGAAGAACAAATCCTCAAAGGCATGTACCTGTGCAAGCCAGGCTCGAAAAACAAGAAACGGGTACAGCTGCTGGGTTCGGGCAGCATCCTGCGCGAGAGCATTGCGGCGCAGGAGCTGCTGGAACAGGACTGGGGCGTGGGCGCCGATGTCTGGAGCTGCCCGAGCTTCAACGAACTGACCCGTGAGGGGCAAGACGCCGAGCGCTGGAATCTGCTGCATCCGCTGGAGACGCCGCGCGTGTCTTTCGTGGCTCAGCAACTCGAGAAGCACGTGGGTCCGGTGGTTGCTTCGACCGATTACATGAAGGCCTATGCTGAACAAATCCGGTCGTTCATTCCCAAGGGCCGCACCTACAAGGTACTGGGCACCGATGGCTTTGGGCGCTCCGATTTCCGCGTCAAGCTGCGTGAGCACTTTGAAATAGACCGCCACTACATCGTGCTCGCGGCTTTGAAGGCGCTGAGCGAAGAGGGTACGGTGCCGGTGACCAAGGTGGCTGAGGCCATCAAGAAGTACGGCATCAAGGTGGACAAGATCAACCCGCTCTATGCATGA
- the aceF gene encoding dihydrolipoyllysine-residue acetyltransferase, which produces MAMVEVKVPDIGDFDEVAVIELLVKVGDTVAAEQSLITVESDKASMEIPSSTAGVVKELRVAIGDKVKEGSVVLMVEAAAGAAAPAPAPTPASAADAPVAAAPVAASAPAPAAAAPPASGPVNVMVPDIGDFKDVAVIEVLVKAGDAIKVEQSLITVESDKASMEIPSSHAGVLKELKVKVGDTVNIGDLLAVLEGVAGAAAPASAATAPTAAPAAAAPTAAAAAAAAPAAATVAAPAHNPSGSPALGLPHASPSVRKFARELGVPLAEVKGSGLKGRITALDIQTFTKSVMSGAAQTVAQAGKAPAGGGGSELGLIPWPKVDFAKFGPIERKEMGRIKKISGANLLRNAIMIPAVTNFDDADITDLEAFRVSTNKENEKSGVKVTMLAFLIKACVSALQKFPEFNSSLDGDALVYKQFWHIGFAADTPNGLMVPVIKDADKKGVVQISKEMGELAKKAREGKLSPAEMTGASFTISSLGGIGGRYFTPIINAPEVAILGVCRSNMEPVWDGKAFVPRLMLPLSLTWDHRVIDGAAAARFNAYLGQILSDFRRVLL; this is translated from the coding sequence ATGGCAATGGTAGAAGTGAAGGTCCCGGACATCGGTGACTTTGATGAAGTAGCGGTGATCGAATTGCTGGTCAAGGTGGGCGACACGGTCGCTGCCGAGCAATCACTCATCACGGTGGAATCCGACAAGGCTTCGATGGAGATTCCGTCGAGCACGGCAGGCGTGGTGAAAGAGCTGCGTGTGGCCATTGGCGACAAGGTGAAAGAAGGTTCGGTGGTGTTGATGGTGGAAGCAGCCGCTGGTGCCGCTGCTCCCGCACCAGCACCAACACCAGCTTCAGCTGCTGATGCGCCAGTGGCGGCGGCGCCTGTGGCCGCCTCAGCACCGGCGCCGGCTGCTGCCGCTCCGCCGGCCAGTGGGCCCGTGAATGTGATGGTGCCGGACATCGGTGACTTCAAGGACGTGGCAGTGATCGAGGTGCTCGTCAAAGCTGGCGACGCCATCAAGGTCGAGCAGAGCCTGATCACTGTCGAGTCCGACAAGGCCTCCATGGAGATCCCGTCGAGCCACGCGGGCGTGTTGAAAGAACTCAAGGTCAAGGTCGGCGACACGGTCAACATCGGCGATTTGCTGGCTGTGCTCGAAGGTGTGGCCGGCGCTGCTGCGCCTGCGTCAGCCGCAACTGCGCCAACCGCAGCACCTGCGGCCGCGGCTCCAACTGCTGCTGCTGCTGCTGCTGCTGCGCCTGCCGCAGCCACCGTTGCCGCACCGGCGCACAACCCGAGCGGCAGCCCTGCACTGGGCCTGCCCCATGCGTCGCCTTCGGTGCGCAAGTTTGCGCGTGAATTGGGTGTGCCCTTGGCCGAAGTCAAAGGCTCGGGGCTCAAAGGACGCATCACGGCGCTGGACATCCAGACGTTCACCAAATCTGTCATGAGCGGTGCAGCACAAACGGTGGCACAAGCTGGGAAAGCGCCCGCGGGCGGTGGCGGATCCGAGTTGGGCCTGATTCCTTGGCCCAAGGTGGACTTCGCGAAGTTCGGTCCCATTGAACGCAAGGAGATGGGACGCATCAAGAAGATCAGCGGTGCCAACCTGTTGCGCAACGCGATCATGATTCCGGCAGTCACCAACTTTGATGATGCCGACATCACCGACCTCGAAGCCTTCCGGGTGTCCACCAACAAGGAAAACGAAAAGAGCGGTGTCAAGGTCACCATGCTCGCCTTCTTGATCAAGGCTTGTGTTTCCGCCCTGCAGAAGTTCCCCGAATTCAACAGCTCGCTGGACGGTGATGCCTTGGTCTACAAGCAGTTCTGGCACATCGGTTTCGCCGCCGACACGCCGAATGGCTTGATGGTCCCCGTGATCAAAGATGCCGATAAAAAGGGCGTTGTTCAGATCAGCAAAGAAATGGGCGAATTGGCCAAGAAGGCCCGCGAAGGCAAACTGAGCCCGGCAGAAATGACGGGAGCCAGCTTCACGATTTCCAGTCTGGGCGGCATTGGGGGGCGGTATTTCACGCCCATCATCAATGCGCCCGAGGTGGCGATTCTCGGCGTTTGCAGAAGCAACATGGAACCGGTATGGGATGGCAAAGCCTTTGTGCCCCGCCTGATGTTGCCGCTGTCACTCACGTGGGACCACCGCGTGATCGACGGTGCCGCCGCTGCGCGCTTCAATGCCTATCTCGGCCAGATCCTCAGCGACTTCCGTCGCGTTCTTCTTTAA
- the lpdA gene encoding dihydrolipoyl dehydrogenase, whose translation MSIMEIQVPDIGDFDEVAVIELLVKPGDTVKAEQSLITVESDKASMEIPSSHAGVVKAIQVKIGDKVKQGSVVLTLDAAAEGVSAPAAPAPAAAAASSAPAPAAAPVVAPVASSFAGSADVECDLLVLGAGPGGYSAAFRAADLGLKVVIVERYAQIGGVCLNVGCIPSKALLHVAAVMDEVSHMADLGVDFGAPKVDINKLRTHKEKVIGKLTGGLAAMAKMRKVTIVRGYGAFVGANHVEVEETTGTGQEKTGKKQTVAFKKCIIAAGSQAVRLPFMPDDSRVVDSTGALELKEVPKRMLILGGGIIGLEMGTVYSTLGARLDVVEMMDGLMQGADRDLVKIWQKMNAKRFDNIMLKTKTVGAKATPKGIEVSFESAEEGGKAPDPQVYDLVLQAVGRTPNGKKIAADKAGVAVTDRGFINVDIQMRTNVPHIFAIGDIVGQPMLAHKAVHEAHVAAEVIAGELQGNAELASAAFNARVIPSVAYTDPEVAWVGLTEDQAKAQGIKVKKGLFPWNASGRAIANGRDEGVTKLLFDDSPEAHGHGKILGGGMVGTHAGDMIGEVALAIEMGADAIDIGKTIHPHPTLGESIGMAAEVAHGSCTDLPPARK comes from the coding sequence ATGTCCATCATGGAAATTCAGGTTCCCGATATTGGCGACTTCGATGAAGTTGCGGTGATCGAGTTGCTGGTGAAACCCGGTGACACCGTCAAGGCCGAACAAAGCTTGATCACAGTCGAAAGCGACAAGGCCTCCATGGAGATTCCGTCGTCCCACGCAGGCGTCGTGAAAGCGATCCAGGTCAAGATTGGCGACAAGGTCAAACAAGGGTCGGTGGTGCTCACGCTGGACGCAGCCGCCGAGGGCGTCTCTGCGCCTGCAGCGCCTGCCCCGGCGGCTGCAGCCGCATCGTCCGCACCTGCGCCAGCCGCTGCACCGGTGGTGGCCCCCGTGGCCTCCAGCTTCGCTGGCAGCGCGGATGTTGAGTGCGATCTGCTCGTGCTGGGCGCAGGCCCTGGCGGCTACTCGGCGGCTTTCCGCGCTGCCGATCTGGGCCTCAAGGTCGTGATCGTGGAGCGTTATGCACAGATCGGAGGCGTCTGCCTCAACGTGGGTTGCATCCCCAGCAAAGCGTTGCTGCACGTGGCCGCCGTGATGGACGAAGTGAGCCACATGGCCGACCTCGGCGTGGACTTCGGTGCACCCAAAGTCGATATCAACAAGCTGCGCACCCACAAAGAAAAGGTGATCGGCAAGCTGACCGGCGGTCTGGCGGCCATGGCCAAGATGCGCAAGGTCACCATCGTGCGCGGTTACGGCGCGTTTGTGGGCGCTAATCACGTCGAAGTGGAAGAAACCACAGGCACTGGCCAGGAAAAGACCGGTAAAAAGCAAACGGTTGCATTCAAGAAGTGCATCATTGCCGCCGGGTCCCAAGCCGTGCGCCTGCCCTTCATGCCCGACGATTCTCGCGTGGTCGACTCCACCGGCGCCCTCGAGCTCAAGGAAGTGCCCAAGCGCATGCTGATCCTGGGTGGCGGCATCATTGGCCTGGAAATGGGCACGGTCTACAGCACGCTGGGCGCACGCCTGGATGTGGTGGAAATGATGGACGGCCTGATGCAGGGCGCCGATCGCGATCTGGTCAAAATCTGGCAAAAAATGAACGCCAAGCGCTTTGACAACATCATGCTCAAGACCAAGACGGTGGGGGCCAAAGCCACGCCCAAAGGCATTGAGGTGTCGTTCGAGAGTGCCGAAGAGGGCGGTAAAGCGCCGGATCCCCAGGTGTACGACCTGGTTTTGCAAGCCGTAGGACGCACGCCCAATGGCAAGAAGATCGCTGCCGACAAGGCAGGCGTCGCCGTCACGGATCGCGGGTTCATCAATGTTGACATCCAGATGCGCACCAACGTGCCCCACATCTTCGCCATTGGTGACATCGTGGGACAACCCATGCTGGCGCACAAGGCTGTGCACGAAGCGCATGTGGCAGCGGAAGTGATTGCAGGCGAATTGCAAGGCAATGCTGAGCTGGCCAGCGCAGCTTTCAACGCCCGCGTGATCCCCAGCGTGGCGTACACCGACCCCGAAGTGGCTTGGGTGGGCCTCACCGAAGACCAGGCCAAGGCCCAGGGCATCAAGGTCAAGAAAGGCCTTTTCCCCTGGAACGCCTCCGGCCGCGCGATTGCCAACGGTCGCGACGAAGGCGTCACCAAACTGCTGTTCGACGATTCACCCGAGGCCCATGGCCACGGCAAGATCCTGGGCGGCGGCATGGTCGGCACGCACGCGGGCGACATGATCGGTGAAGTGGCGCTGGCCATCGAGATGGGCGCTGACGCCATCGACATCGGCAAGACCATCCACCCGCACCCCACGCTGGGCGAAAGCATCGGCATGGCGGCGGAGGTGGCACACGGGTCTTGTACGGATCTGCCGCCTGCGCGGAAGTAG
- a CDS encoding MFS transporter produces the protein MKTANAAWIAFAIASLFFLYEFVTRVEPSLAADPIKQFYQLSEARFGTVSSLFFWVYAPMQIVVGLLLDRYGARRFVLLGSFCCSAGVLLFAATDHVVVAEMGRMLTGFGASFAFVAALWLVNHWFAPERFALLSSIVNAVGMLGAAIGGVLLSGLMVSAGWHYVFVATGVAGMVIFLLALVFLHEPPSPAASATAPVGTHVRQSLLAVIGNRRTWAIAVIGLLYYVPVNVYGGLWGATELVHNHHVSAVAAETLVSLVFWGMTAGSVFGGWLSDRLGHRKWLVFSGSLLTALAYVGALYLPGPTWLEASLLFAAGFFGGLQMLTFAMAKEGHANELTGTVVAFVNMIGIAGAMVFQPLVGYLADISGGDFQMALTVVPLCAGLAALLVLFLPEYRHPDHQPGARPL, from the coding sequence TTGAAAACCGCTAATGCCGCATGGATCGCGTTCGCCATTGCGTCGTTGTTTTTTCTGTACGAGTTCGTGACACGGGTTGAGCCCAGCTTGGCGGCGGACCCGATCAAGCAGTTCTACCAGTTGTCGGAGGCGCGCTTTGGCACGGTGTCCAGCCTGTTTTTCTGGGTGTATGCGCCGATGCAGATCGTGGTTGGCCTGTTGCTGGATCGCTATGGCGCACGGCGCTTTGTGCTGCTGGGGAGTTTTTGTTGTTCGGCAGGGGTGCTGCTTTTTGCGGCGACCGACCATGTGGTGGTCGCCGAGATGGGGCGGATGCTGACGGGTTTTGGTGCGTCGTTCGCCTTTGTCGCTGCGCTGTGGCTGGTCAATCACTGGTTTGCGCCGGAGCGTTTCGCGTTGCTTTCCAGCATCGTCAATGCGGTAGGGATGCTGGGCGCGGCCATTGGTGGTGTGCTGCTGTCCGGACTTATGGTCAGCGCGGGATGGCACTACGTGTTCGTGGCCACCGGTGTGGCGGGCATGGTGATTTTTTTGCTCGCACTGGTTTTTCTGCATGAGCCGCCGTCACCGGCAGCCAGCGCCACGGCGCCTGTGGGCACCCATGTCAGACAGAGCCTGTTGGCGGTGATCGGCAACCGCCGCACCTGGGCGATCGCGGTCATTGGCCTGCTTTACTACGTGCCGGTCAATGTGTATGGCGGTTTGTGGGGCGCAACCGAACTGGTGCACAACCACCACGTCTCGGCGGTTGCGGCGGAGACGCTGGTTTCGTTGGTTTTCTGGGGAATGACGGCGGGCAGCGTTTTTGGTGGCTGGCTGTCGGACAGGCTCGGTCACCGCAAGTGGCTGGTTTTTTCGGGGTCGCTGCTCACGGCATTGGCCTATGTCGGTGCGCTGTATTTGCCCGGCCCCACTTGGCTGGAAGCCAGCCTGTTGTTCGCGGCCGGGTTTTTTGGTGGGCTGCAAATGCTGACCTTTGCCATGGCCAAGGAGGGGCATGCAAACGAGTTGACCGGCACCGTGGTGGCATTCGTCAACATGATCGGCATCGCCGGCGCGATGGTCTTCCAGCCGCTGGTGGGTTATCTGGCCGATATCAGCGGCGGCGATTTTCAGATGGCGCTGACGGTGGTGCCCCTGTGCGCGGGATTGGCCGCCTTGCTGGTGTTGTTCCTGCCCGAGTACCGCCATCCCGATCACCAGCCGGGGGCCCGTCCCCTTTGA
- a CDS encoding helix-turn-helix transcriptional regulator: MAVGNTDPFRPSVERPVRVRARYLPADTHFEPHQHQWAQLAYCASGVLQVTATLAANAQDEISCIVPFSRAVWIAPASLHAVHALEDAAFRTLYIHAAAAPPGWHSGRMTIVSPLLRELIQALDEVGAMLANPTANQPLGIARESLLSALVLDELQQAPTQQLGVPLPHSLTGDHRLRMLCDAVLRAPAECATLGEWARDVGASERTIARLFRSQLGTSFQQWRQQVVLARALPMLARGAPISEVAAASGYASDSAFTAMFKQAMGQPPSAFWR; this comes from the coding sequence ATGGCAGTGGGCAACACCGACCCGTTCCGGCCCAGCGTCGAACGACCGGTGCGGGTGCGGGCCCGTTACCTGCCGGCAGATACCCATTTCGAACCGCACCAACACCAGTGGGCACAACTCGCCTATTGCGCCAGCGGCGTGTTGCAGGTGACAGCAACATTGGCCGCAAACGCCCAGGACGAAATCAGCTGCATCGTTCCCTTCTCGCGTGCGGTGTGGATCGCACCGGCTTCGCTGCATGCGGTACATGCGCTGGAAGATGCCGCGTTCCGCACCTTGTACATCCACGCTGCTGCGGCTCCGCCGGGCTGGCACAGTGGGCGAATGACCATCGTCTCGCCGTTGTTGCGGGAACTGATTCAGGCGCTCGATGAAGTGGGCGCGATGCTGGCGAACCCAACCGCCAACCAGCCGCTGGGCATCGCCCGAGAATCGCTGCTTTCCGCGCTGGTTCTGGACGAACTGCAACAAGCGCCAACCCAGCAGCTCGGGGTGCCCTTGCCGCATTCGCTGACCGGCGATCACCGCTTGCGCATGTTGTGCGACGCGGTGCTGCGTGCACCTGCCGAATGCGCCACGCTCGGCGAATGGGCGCGTGACGTGGGCGCCAGCGAGCGCACCATCGCCCGGCTGTTTCGCAGCCAGTTGGGCACCAGCTTCCAGCAATGGCGCCAACAGGTCGTATTGGCAAGGGCCCTGCCGATGCTGGCCCGCGGTGCCCCGATCAGTGAGGTCGCTGCAGCCAGCGGCTACGCCAGCGACAGCGCCTTTACGGCCATGTTCAAGCAAGCCATGGGACAGCCGCCAAGTGCCTTCTGGCGCTGA
- a CDS encoding MFS transporter, with translation MNATVAPAGPHLSDNTVSQDATVIGLVGAAHLISHFSQLLLAPLFPWLKEVFQVSYTELGFLMTLFFLVSCAVQAASGFLVDRFGPRPILFVGLGLIGLAAMGYASSTSYTMLAAFAIVGGIGNGVFHPVDYTFLNRKINPVRLGHAYSVHGITGSLGWALAPAMLVPITLFASWRVALVCAGALAWAVLALVWFKRSKLVLEPTVKQSAPDAVFANQRPEGDLDFLRIPAVWMCFAFFFFYAMVLSVIQAFAPEAARHLHDFPLTLVALCLSVYMVSAAGGMVLGGFLASDPSRCERIVGVGFGMAACIAAIIGFTSVPGAWIPVLFGLMGFASGIAGPSRDLLVKKSTPENATGRVYGVVYAGLDIGQAVAPLIFGRLMDQGNYHGIWVGLVILQGILIASAFRVRRARRTLLVPA, from the coding sequence ATGAATGCCACCGTTGCCCCAGCGGGCCCCCATTTGTCCGACAACACCGTGTCCCAGGACGCGACCGTGATCGGGCTTGTTGGCGCCGCCCACCTGATCAGCCACTTCAGCCAGCTGTTGCTGGCGCCATTGTTTCCGTGGCTGAAGGAAGTCTTCCAAGTGAGCTACACGGAACTCGGCTTCCTGATGACGCTGTTTTTTTTAGTCTCATGTGCGGTGCAGGCCGCTTCTGGATTCTTGGTCGACCGTTTTGGACCACGGCCGATTCTGTTCGTCGGTCTGGGCCTGATCGGGCTGGCTGCGATGGGTTATGCCAGCAGCACCAGTTACACGATGCTGGCCGCGTTCGCCATCGTGGGTGGCATTGGCAACGGGGTATTTCATCCGGTTGACTACACCTTCTTGAACCGCAAGATCAACCCGGTGCGCCTGGGCCATGCCTACAGCGTGCATGGCATCACCGGCAGCCTGGGCTGGGCGCTGGCGCCAGCCATGCTGGTGCCGATCACCCTGTTCGCGTCCTGGCGCGTGGCGTTGGTCTGTGCGGGCGCGCTGGCCTGGGCTGTCCTGGCGCTGGTGTGGTTCAAACGCTCGAAGCTCGTGCTTGAACCCACGGTCAAGCAGTCGGCGCCTGACGCGGTCTTCGCCAACCAACGCCCGGAAGGCGATCTGGACTTTTTGCGCATTCCGGCGGTGTGGATGTGTTTTGCGTTCTTTTTCTTCTACGCGATGGTGCTCAGCGTGATCCAGGCCTTTGCCCCCGAAGCGGCGCGGCATCTGCATGATTTTCCACTGACCCTGGTGGCGCTGTGCCTGAGCGTCTACATGGTCAGTGCGGCCGGTGGCATGGTGTTGGGTGGGTTTCTGGCGTCCGATCCTTCGCGCTGCGAACGCATCGTTGGCGTTGGGTTCGGTATGGCCGCCTGTATCGCGGCCATCATCGGGTTCACGTCGGTGCCGGGTGCGTGGATTCCGGTCCTGTTCGGTTTGATGGGTTTTGCCAGCGGCATTGCGGGCCCTTCACGCGACTTGCTGGTCAAGAAGTCCACGCCGGAGAATGCGACTGGCCGCGTCTATGGCGTGGTGTACGCTGGCCTGGATATCGGTCAGGCCGTGGCGCCACTGATATTTGGCCGCCTGATGGATCAGGGCAACTACCACGGCATCTGGGTGGGGCTGGTCATTCTCCAGGGCATCCTGATCGCCAGCGCGTTCCGGGTCCGCCGGGCCCGGCGCACGCTGTTGGTGCCGGCCTGA